A window of Paraburkholderia sp. ZP32-5 genomic DNA:
TCAAAGCCCGCTCGGCCATACGTTGTCGCTCGCACGACGGATGGCGCTGCTGGACTGGGCGGCGCAAGCGTCCCGCTGGATCATCGAAGACGACTACGACAGCGAGTTCCGTTACGTGGGCCGGCCGTTACCGGCGCTGAAAAGTCTCGACCGTCATGACCGCGTGATCTATTGCGGCACGTTCAGCAAGGTGATGTTTCCCGGCTTGCGGCTCGCGTATGTGGTGGTGCCGGAGCGGGCCGTCGAGCGCGTTGGACGCGTCGCGCGCAGCATGAACGCCGGTTCGCCGACGCTCTTGCAGGCCGCGCTCGCGGATTTCATCCGGCAGGGGCATTTCGCGCGGCATCTGAAGCGGATGCGCGCGTTGTACGGCGAGCGGCGCGTGCTGCTCGTGCATGCGCTGGAGCGGGCCTTCGGCGAACGGCTAAGCGTCGATCTGCCGCCGGGCGGCATTCAGTTCGCCGCGCGCTTTGCCGAAGGCCCCAATGGCCCCGTCGACGATATCGTGGTCGCCGCGCGCGCCAGTGAAGCCGGGCTCGCGGTGCTGCCGCTTTCGAACTGGTACGCAACCGGCCGCGCGCCGCGCACGCCGCGCGGTCTCGTGCTCGGTTTCGCGAATATTGCCGATGCGGACGAAGCCGACCGGCTCGCGCGCAAGCTGCGCGCGTGTCTGGAAGGCTGACGCGCGTGGCGTGTGGGGACGTGCGGGGACGTGCGGGCGTGACGAATGCCGGATTCCTTTCTTGACCAAAGCTTGACCAGATCTTGACCAACGCCGAATCTCTGACTAATGTCAGAGATTATGAACACCGACGACATCGAACAGGTCCGCAGCTTCAACCGCATCGTGGCCGAGGCGATCGGCGCGACCGACGACCAGTTTCTCGGCCGCGGCCGGCCGATGGCCGAATCGCGGCTGCTATGGGAAATCGGCCACGACGGCGCCGACCTTCGCGACCTGCGCGCACGTCTGAACCTCGATTCGGGCTATCTGAGCCGCATGCTGTCGTCTTTGCAGCGGCAAGGGATGGTCGGCGTTCAGACCGACCCCGCGGACCAGCGGGTACGCCGCGCCGGCTTGACCAGCGCCGGCCTCGCGGAACGCGTGGAACTCGACCGGCTATCGGACGAAGTCGCGCTGCGTGTGCTCGATCCATTGAGCGATCGTCAAAGGTCGTCGCTGCTCGCGGCCATGTCCGAAGTCGAGCGTCTGCTGCAGCCGTGTCTGGTCCGCTTCGCGATCGAGGATCCCACGAGCGACGACGCACGCTGGTGCTTCGAACAGTACTTCGCCGAGCTCGATCAACGTTTCGATGCGGGCTTCGATCCGTCACTCAGCCTGTCGGCCGATGCCGATGAATTGACGCCGCCGGCAGGCGCGCTGATTCTCGCGAGACTCCACGGCAAGCCCGTCGGCTGCGTGGCCATCAAGCTGCATGGCAAAGCACCGGCCGAACTGAAGAGAATGTGGGTAAGCCCTTCCGGGCGTGGTCTGGGCCTCGGCCGTCAATTGCTTGTCGAAGCCGAAAGACAGGCTCGCGAGATGGGCGCGAGCAAGATTCGTCTGGAGACCAATCGGACGCTGTCGGAGGCAATCCGTTTATATCGGCATGCCGGTTATGTCGAAGTGCAAGCGTTCAGTGACGAACCGTATGCGCATCATTGGTTCGAGAAAAAACTGGGCGCTCAGGTGAAGCGGCGGCAAGGCGTCGCGAAATAGCTGGC
This region includes:
- a CDS encoding bifunctional helix-turn-helix transcriptional regulator/GNAT family N-acetyltransferase; amino-acid sequence: MSEIMNTDDIEQVRSFNRIVAEAIGATDDQFLGRGRPMAESRLLWEIGHDGADLRDLRARLNLDSGYLSRMLSSLQRQGMVGVQTDPADQRVRRAGLTSAGLAERVELDRLSDEVALRVLDPLSDRQRSSLLAAMSEVERLLQPCLVRFAIEDPTSDDARWCFEQYFAELDQRFDAGFDPSLSLSADADELTPPAGALILARLHGKPVGCVAIKLHGKAPAELKRMWVSPSGRGLGLGRQLLVEAERQAREMGASKIRLETNRTLSEAIRLYRHAGYVEVQAFSDEPYAHHWFEKKLGAQVKRRQGVAK